A window of the Bdellovibrio sp. ZAP7 genome harbors these coding sequences:
- a CDS encoding trypsin-like serine protease, whose protein sequence is MNKNLTQVALSLLALTLIAGCQGTNPGAQVELTNETGIVGGEPIAKNSSLIKHAVGLLILRKDESQTTCSAVIIRKDLILTARHCLTNAKLVYVMFTNDMHSKDYYYLNSTTFISYEKNPDTGKDADLALIKVRGDLAPGYEPINMPTETIRAKPGLDIIHIGFGQSKSIANSPTDEKGWGILRTVKQKVLYMYDIMEKNSQSFVVDQSNLKGICYGDSGGPAYTVSNGKYYLVGINEGTLAGYNKDPNDTDTCHGRSLLVDVFATKKWILDNAAKLQ, encoded by the coding sequence ATGAACAAGAATCTAACGCAAGTCGCATTGTCTCTTCTTGCCCTGACCCTGATCGCCGGCTGCCAGGGAACCAACCCGGGTGCTCAAGTTGAGCTAACTAACGAAACCGGAATTGTTGGTGGCGAGCCGATTGCTAAAAATAGCTCCTTGATAAAACATGCCGTGGGGCTTTTGATATTGCGCAAAGATGAATCCCAAACCACCTGCTCTGCCGTTATAATTCGAAAAGATCTAATCTTAACTGCTAGACATTGTCTGACCAATGCTAAATTGGTCTATGTGATGTTCACGAATGATATGCATTCTAAAGACTATTACTATCTGAATTCGACGACATTCATTTCATATGAAAAAAACCCTGACACGGGCAAGGATGCTGATCTTGCGTTAATCAAAGTCCGTGGGGATCTGGCACCGGGATATGAACCCATCAATATGCCGACCGAAACCATTCGCGCTAAACCAGGTTTGGACATTATTCATATTGGCTTTGGGCAAAGCAAAAGCATCGCAAACAGTCCGACCGACGAAAAGGGATGGGGAATCCTTCGTACCGTCAAACAAAAGGTCTTGTACATGTACGACATTATGGAGAAGAATTCGCAATCTTTTGTGGTGGATCAATCCAATCTTAAGGGAATCTGCTATGGAGATTCCGGTGGCCCAGCTTATACGGTCTCGAACGGTAAGTACTACCTAGTGGGTATTAATGAAGGAACCTTGGCTGGTTACAACAAAGACCCCAATGACACGGACACCTGTCATGGTCGCAGTTTGCTCGTCGACGTTTTTGCCACGAAAAAATGGATATTAGACAACGCTGCGAAACTTCAATAA
- a CDS encoding OsmC family protein, producing the protein MRAKVHRIDGHHFKFEVRGMQGDIDVAFADGKSAGPSPKELVLAALCGCTGTDVVDLMAKFQVQYESFDLEARAGLTDKHPKIFTRIDLTYSVKGAGIDAAQVVEAAKRSTHQYSGTAAMLSKAVPIFYTVQVNGETVATDQAQFA; encoded by the coding sequence ATGAGAGCAAAAGTCCACAGAATTGATGGTCATCATTTTAAATTTGAAGTTCGCGGAATGCAGGGAGATATCGACGTTGCCTTCGCTGATGGCAAGTCCGCAGGCCCAAGCCCGAAAGAATTAGTACTTGCCGCTTTATGTGGATGCACAGGAACAGACGTTGTTGATCTGATGGCCAAGTTTCAAGTGCAATATGAAAGCTTCGATCTGGAAGCCCGTGCGGGACTAACCGACAAGCATCCAAAAATCTTCACGCGCATTGATTTGACCTACTCAGTAAAAGGCGCTGGCATCGACGCCGCGCAAGTTGTCGAGGCAGCCAAACGCTCGACTCATCAATACAGCGGAACCGCAGCGATGCTTTCAAAAGCGGTTCCCATTTTCTATACTGTTCAAGTCAACGGAGAAACCGTTGCCACTGATCAAGCGCAATTCGCGTAA
- a CDS encoding SDR family NAD(P)-dependent oxidoreductase, which produces MELKDQVIIVTGAASGIGRESAVALAKKGAKIISADYNDQGAEKTAEELREIGVPAFSFKVDVSKAEQVKALVDFAVEKFGTLNGIFNNAGIGLVKPFLEMEPASYMKVIEVDQHSVYYGMWYAAKKMVELKAKGTFVNTASIYGTMASEGSFNYNAAKAAVVMMSKTAALELAPYGIRVVGVAPGFINTSILGDDKAMKDTLAKQHMHGRLIEPEKVASVVAFLFSDAAQAINGTTVPVDDGFLVFKK; this is translated from the coding sequence ATGGAATTAAAAGATCAGGTTATCATCGTTACGGGTGCCGCCAGTGGAATCGGAAGAGAGTCCGCCGTCGCTCTTGCTAAAAAAGGCGCAAAAATAATTTCTGCTGACTACAACGATCAAGGGGCGGAAAAGACCGCCGAAGAATTGCGCGAAATCGGCGTCCCCGCCTTTTCATTCAAAGTCGATGTTTCCAAAGCGGAACAAGTCAAAGCTCTGGTCGACTTTGCTGTCGAAAAATTTGGGACCTTAAACGGGATCTTTAATAATGCCGGTATAGGTCTGGTGAAACCGTTTCTGGAAATGGAACCCGCCTCTTACATGAAAGTTATCGAGGTCGATCAACACAGCGTTTATTATGGAATGTGGTACGCGGCTAAGAAAATGGTGGAACTTAAAGCCAAGGGTACATTCGTTAACACCGCTTCTATATATGGGACCATGGCTTCTGAAGGAAGTTTCAATTACAACGCCGCGAAAGCCGCCGTCGTGATGATGAGCAAAACCGCCGCATTAGAACTGGCTCCGTATGGCATTCGCGTGGTCGGAGTGGCGCCGGGCTTTATCAACACATCAATTCTGGGTGATGATAAAGCCATGAAGGATACTTTGGCGAAACAACATATGCATGGGCGTTTGATTGAACCCGAAAAAGTGGCAAGTGTAGTGGCCTTTTTGTTCTCTGACGCTGCCCAAGCGATCAATGGAACAACTGTTCCCGTGGATGACGGGTTTCTGGTGTTTAAGAAATAG
- a CDS encoding phosphatase PAP2 family protein codes for MKRLTLTASLILILPLTSQADWTQISARDFTMQDPPISESSVEKAEVDVMFDLQNRRTEAECAMAEKQQSPTFDAFYKKSGLFTAEEYAKIQRPLMQASSLASKISESFKDHYHRPRPYSDYSRLRPCIPPPGGSKSYPSMHAAVSMTDACIMAAIFPDRAQQILTYGDRLGTLRTVVGVHYPSDVTAGKILGEQICKALLADPSYTKLLPHN; via the coding sequence ATGAAAAGACTGACTCTGACAGCTTCTTTGATCCTGATTCTTCCTTTAACGTCCCAAGCCGACTGGACACAGATTTCGGCGCGGGATTTTACCATGCAGGATCCACCGATCTCAGAATCCTCGGTTGAAAAAGCAGAAGTCGACGTCATGTTTGATCTGCAAAACCGCCGCACCGAAGCTGAGTGCGCCATGGCCGAAAAACAGCAAAGCCCCACATTCGATGCTTTCTATAAAAAATCAGGCCTTTTCACTGCCGAAGAATACGCAAAAATCCAAAGACCTCTGATGCAAGCCTCCTCCCTGGCTTCAAAAATTTCTGAATCCTTTAAAGACCACTATCACCGCCCCCGTCCTTACAGCGATTACTCTCGCCTTCGTCCCTGCATTCCTCCTCCAGGTGGTTCAAAATCTTACCCAAGCATGCACGCCGCCGTCAGCATGACTGACGCCTGCATTATGGCTGCGATCTTTCCAGATCGTGCTCAGCAGATTTTGACTTACGGAGATCGTCTGGGAACTCTACGTACAGTGGTGGGAGTTCACTATCCTTCGGATGTTACGGCGGGTAAAATCCTGGGTGAGCAAATTTGCAAGGCCCTGTTAGCTGATCCTTCATATACAAAGCTCCTGCCTCATAATTAG
- a CDS encoding TIGR02147 family protein, with the protein MNHTYRDILSSELLTRKQSNPRFSLRAFAKQLDLSASHLSSLIIGKRNLTPQQAHKLLNKLELSPADKSLFLSSAFPHILETPTAQERQTQLIADDKFTFLADWYHFAILSLGDISLNKATPAWVSERLGISELQARDALNRLQRLDLISIKSDGSFKQTGNPLTTTDDIPSGAIKAYHRSVIDLAKTKLDTVPVEEREYGAITLAINPAKIGKAKKMIRDFQNQLCEELEVGKKKSVYTLSVQFFPVSETKE; encoded by the coding sequence ATGAACCACACTTATCGCGACATTCTTTCTTCAGAACTGCTCACACGCAAGCAAAGCAATCCGCGGTTTTCTTTGCGGGCTTTCGCGAAACAATTGGATTTGAGTGCCAGCCATCTTTCTTCATTGATTATCGGAAAAAGAAATCTGACGCCGCAGCAGGCTCACAAGCTTTTAAACAAACTTGAACTATCTCCGGCAGACAAATCTTTATTTTTATCTTCGGCCTTTCCTCATATACTAGAAACACCCACAGCTCAGGAACGCCAGACGCAGCTTATCGCCGACGACAAATTTACTTTTCTGGCCGATTGGTATCACTTCGCAATCTTGAGCCTGGGAGATATTTCTCTCAATAAAGCCACACCGGCTTGGGTTTCAGAACGCCTGGGAATCAGCGAGCTGCAAGCCCGCGATGCTCTCAACCGTCTGCAACGTCTGGATCTAATTTCTATTAAATCAGACGGCAGCTTTAAACAGACTGGAAATCCCTTAACGACGACGGATGATATTCCATCAGGTGCCATCAAGGCCTACCACCGCAGTGTGATCGATCTGGCAAAAACAAAACTTGATACAGTTCCTGTCGAGGAGCGTGAATACGGCGCGATCACATTGGCCATCAATCCCGCGAAGATTGGTAAAGCCAAAAAGATGATTCGCGATTTTCAGAACCAGCTTTGCGAAGAACTCGAAGTCGGCAAAAAGAAATCAGTCTACACGCTCTCTGTGCAATTCTTCCCCGTCTCGGAAACCAAGGAATAA